One Periophthalmus magnuspinnatus isolate fPerMag1 chromosome 8, fPerMag1.2.pri, whole genome shotgun sequence genomic window carries:
- the timp2b gene encoding metalloproteinase inhibitor 2b, whose amino-acid sequence MFSKMSRTANSVLVTLAILFIWRVEKLAEACSCSPAHPQQAFCNSDVVIRARVVGSQVIDAGNDIYGNAIKRVQYDVKMIKVFKGPNRNFDMIYTAPTSAVCGVTLETNSKEYLIAGKLESDGTMHVTLCDFIEPWEGLSATQKKSLVQRYEMGCDCKITHCTSIPCTISGPAECLWTDWVIEKSVNGNQAKHFACIKRSDDSCAWYRGSAPPKKDFLDIEDP is encoded by the exons ATGTTTTCCAAAATGTCCAGGACAGCGAACAGCGTTCTCGTCACTCTGGCCATCCTTTTCATTTGGCGAGTGGAAAAACTAGCAGAGGCCTGTAGCTGCTCTCCTGCGCATCCCCAACAGGCGTTTTGCAACTCAGACGTCG TTATCCGAGCAAGAGTGGTTGGGTCTCAGGTGATTGATGCTGGCAATGACATCTATGGGAATGCCATCAAAAGAGTCCAGTATGATGTGAAGATGATCAAG GTGTTTAAAGGTCCAAACCGGAATTTTGATATGATCTACACTGCACCCACTTCTGCCGTGTGTGGGGTGACTCTAGAAACCAACAGCAAAGAGTATCTTATCGCAG GTAAATTGGAGTCTGATGGGACAATGCATGTAACCCTGTGTGACTTCATTGAACCTTGGGAGGGGCTAAGTGCTACACAGAAGAAAAGTCTTGTTCAGCGCTATGAAATGGGCTGTGACTGCAAG attaCTCACTGTACCTCCATCCCCTGCACAATCAGTGGACCAGCAGAATGCCTATGGACAGATTGGGTGATTGAAAAGAGTGTGAATGGAAATCAGGCCAAGCATTTCGCCTGTATCAAGAGGAGCGATGACTCCTGTGCCTGGTATAGAGGGTCTGCTCCACCAAAAAAGGACTTCCTGGACATTGAAGACCCTTAA